The Papaver somniferum cultivar HN1 unplaced genomic scaffold, ASM357369v1 unplaced-scaffold_54, whole genome shotgun sequence genome segment CCAACTTTTTTTTGACACATGACTGGAGTGATTGCACCCTCTGTTCGCCAATCTACTATAAAAGGCTCAACAGCATTAGGAGATCTTTTCAACAAAAAGTCTGCACTTCTTTTCATGTCTGTGGGGCACTTCTGTACAATATCTTGTTCTGCTTCTCTAATCACCATCCTACTTTTGTTGTCAGACTGTGTACCATCAGATAATTCAACTCCTAATATTTCCTCTTTACCAAATTGAGTAGACTTAGCAGATATATCAATCATGCCATCAGAATTTAAACCTAAATTAACTTCAATGACAGGCAACCCCTTAGGTGCATAAGGCACACCAATCAGTTCAAAATCTGTAGCCACATCTTCACCTTCAATCAAGCGTAGAATAACTGGGGTTTGATTGTGATCACCTGTTGAAAACTGCAACCATGACACAATACTCCCTATTAAGTTAATACACAATACTGACATATTAagttgaataaaaaaaatattacgcAAAAAAAGATAGAGATCAGGAACTAACCCTTGTACTTATTGTTGTTGGAATGAATTTGTTCTTGTTAATCAAAGTTGTAACTTCACCACTAAAGCTCTCAACAGCAATGGAGCGGGCAGTAATTTCTAACAGGAGGACATCTTTCACATATCCATGATGGATGCCGCCATAAATGGCAGCACCCATGGCAACTGCATCATCAGGACTCACCACTATGCTTGCGCTGCTAAATATCTCAGAAACAGCTTCTTGTACTAGAGGCATTCGTGTCATGCCTCCTACACAAAGAACCTCATGAATGTCTTCCACAGACACGCCAGCATCCTTCAAACAGACCCTGCAAGCATTCTGAGTTCTTTGAATCAGATGATTGAAAAGCGACTCAAGCTTCGGCCTTGTCAAGGTGATGTTCAAGTGCTTAGGTCCTGAAGCATTAGCTGTGATGAAAGGCAAGTTGATCTCAGATTGGGAGATCGATGACAGTTCAATCTTAGCTTTCTCAGCTGCCTCTCTAAGCCTGTGCAGAGCCAATCTATCCTTTGACAAATCAATTGAGTCAGTTCTCTTGATCTCACTGACCAAGAACTCCAATAGGGTGCTGTCAAAATCCACTCCACCGAAGAATGTATCACCACTGGTAGCTTTCACCTGCATAGATTAACCAGTTGATAAAAAGCAAAGAATTTAGCGTCATATAGCAGAAACCTACATAGATTAGCCAGTTAGTTAAGTATAGCAAAGAAAATAAGAACAAGTCACATTGCAGAAACAGTCATCTATTTACCTCAAAAACATTATTGCAAATCTCAAGGATCGAAACATCGAAGGTTCCACCACCAAGATCAATAACTGCTATGATTCCATCCTTAGTGTTAAGCCCATAAGAAAGAGCAGCTGCACTTGTCTCATTGATGATTCTGTGTACATCCAGACCAGCAAGTCTCCCTGCATCCATTGTAGCTTTTCTTTGTGGATGACTGAAGCCACCAGGAACTGCAATGACAGCTTTGGAGACGCTCTTTCCAAGATAGGCCTCAGCTATCTCCTTCATCTTAGTAAGTACAAAAGCACCAATTTGAATGGGTGTGTATTTCTGGCCATTAGCCTCAACCCAAGCATCACCATTTGGAGCTTTAATGATCTTGTATGGTACCATGTCCATCTCTTTTTGTGTCTTGGGGTCATCGAAGCGTCTACCAATTATACGTTTTGTATAACAGATAGTGTTGCTCAGGTTAGTCACACCTTGATGCTTGGCTTGAAAACCAACCAAAAGTTCTCCCTTCGGGCCGAAAGCAACAACGGAAGGTATGTTGTGTACTCCATCTGAATTACGAATAACTTCTGGAATCTGTAAATGCACCAGCAACCGTTATTCAAACACAAAAGTTACTTTTTCAAAGGAATAAGGAATGAAGACAGAGGAGTAATCAAAACGCACATTATTTCGCATCACCGACACACAAGACTTGATAGTCCCTAGATCGATACCAATGACTTCATTACAATAAGGTGCTAAACTGCCAGAAACCCGATATTGAGTAATTAGCATAATCAGTGGATAACAAGGAACACATTCATCACATAAAAACAAAAGGAACCATCCAAACCTGTAGGTTGATTCATCTGCACCCCTCCATCTCTCATGCACTATTATTGCCTCTGGAATCATGTCCTCAATATAGCTTTCCAAAAGACCTCCAGACAATTTTATGGTATTCTGCTGCTCTTTTCCAGCCATCATGGTTTTGGCAGGTGCAGGGGAGAAACCCATAGCTCTGAATTCTGCTAGTAACTTGATGTCAGGAGCTATCTCACCTTGAGTCTGATTGTCAGCTGCTGTACAAATCTTCTGCATCCAATACAACCAAAT includes the following:
- the LOC113343095 gene encoding heat shock 70 kDa protein, mitochondrial-like isoform X2, whose translation is MATSVLLRLRLASVNSTDLVTRCLPGATPRRNTPLIQKWGNLARLFSSKPKPLGDDSDVIGVMEGKICTAADNQTQGEIAPDIKLLAEFRAMGFSPAPAKTMMAGKEQQNTIKLSGGLLESYIEDMIPEAIIVHERWRGADESTYSLAPYCNEVIGIDLGTIKSCVSVMRNNIPEVIRNSDGVHNIPSVVAFGPKGELLVGFQAKHQGVTNLSNTICYTKRIIGRRFDDPKTQKEMDMVPYKIIKAPNGDAWVEANGQKYTPIQIGAFVLTKMKEIAEAYLGKSVSKAVIAVPGGFSHPQRKATMDAGRLAGLDVHRIINETSAAALSYGLNTKDGIIAVIDLGGGTFDVSILEICNNVFEVKATSGDTFFGGVDFDSTLLEFLVSEIKRTDSIDLSKDRLALHRLREAAEKAKIELSSISQSEINLPFITANASGPKHLNITLTRPKLESLFNHLIQRTQNACRVCLKDAGVSVEDIHEVLCVGGMTRMPLVQEAVSEIFSSASIVVSPDDAVAMGAAIYGGIHHGYVKDVLLLEITARSIAVESFSGEVTTLINKNKFIPTTISTRFSTGDHNQTPVILRLIEGEDVATDFELIGVPYAPKGLPVIEVNLGLNSDGMIDISAKSTQFGKEEILGVELSDGTQSDNKSRMVIREAEQDIVQKCPTDMKRSADFLLKRSPNAVEPFIVDWRTEGAITPVMCQKKVGTCWACAAVSAVESKHFLTYGHLIPLSVQQVVDCATIDGCNGSNDHVVYRFIKFHGICSAEDYPYVAKSQSCELGKKSIVWIKGCVYVPVEAMEIIKAVSKQPLFACLTPEFSNHSDYYNYGGGPYYGGDKNVPIDVNPTRHAVCIVGHGNYKGEFFLILKDSKGDTWGHSGYMYLVITPDLAKQIEYVSYPVM
- the LOC113343095 gene encoding heat shock 70 kDa protein, mitochondrial-like isoform X1; protein product: MATSVLLRLRLASVNSTDLVTRCLPGATPRRNTPLIQKWGNLARLFSSKPKPLGDDSDVIGVMEGKKICTAADNQTQGEIAPDIKLLAEFRAMGFSPAPAKTMMAGKEQQNTIKLSGGLLESYIEDMIPEAIIVHERWRGADESTYSLAPYCNEVIGIDLGTIKSCVSVMRNNIPEVIRNSDGVHNIPSVVAFGPKGELLVGFQAKHQGVTNLSNTICYTKRIIGRRFDDPKTQKEMDMVPYKIIKAPNGDAWVEANGQKYTPIQIGAFVLTKMKEIAEAYLGKSVSKAVIAVPGGFSHPQRKATMDAGRLAGLDVHRIINETSAAALSYGLNTKDGIIAVIDLGGGTFDVSILEICNNVFEVKATSGDTFFGGVDFDSTLLEFLVSEIKRTDSIDLSKDRLALHRLREAAEKAKIELSSISQSEINLPFITANASGPKHLNITLTRPKLESLFNHLIQRTQNACRVCLKDAGVSVEDIHEVLCVGGMTRMPLVQEAVSEIFSSASIVVSPDDAVAMGAAIYGGIHHGYVKDVLLLEITARSIAVESFSGEVTTLINKNKFIPTTISTRFSTGDHNQTPVILRLIEGEDVATDFELIGVPYAPKGLPVIEVNLGLNSDGMIDISAKSTQFGKEEILGVELSDGTQSDNKSRMVIREAEQDIVQKCPTDMKRSADFLLKRSPNAVEPFIVDWRTEGAITPVMCQKKVGTCWACAAVSAVESKHFLTYGHLIPLSVQQVVDCATIDGCNGSNDHVVYRFIKFHGICSAEDYPYVAKSQSCELGKKSIVWIKGCVYVPVEAMEIIKAVSKQPLFACLTPEFSNHSDYYNYGGGPYYGGDKNVPIDVNPTRHAVCIVGHGNYKGEFFLILKDSKGDTWGHSGYMYLVITPDLAKQIEYVSYPVM